Within the Ochrobactrum vermis genome, the region CCAACGAAGGTTATGTCCGCGAACAAACCTTCATCCATCCGAAGCTCGGCGTTACCTTCCGCGCACCGGTTGGCTTCACCATCGACAATTCGGCCAATGCGGTCATGGCAAGCGGGCCCGGAGAAGTTGCCATTCGTTTCGATGGCGCATCTCTTCCGGCCGGATCGGACCTTGCCGACTATATCCGGTCCGGCTGGGTAACGGGTCTTGACGACAGTTCGATCCAGACCACCACCATCAATGGCTTGCCTGCTGCGACTGCGCGCGCCAGTGCCGACCGGTGGCAGTTCGACATTGTGGTCATCGGAGCCAACAACAAGGTCTATCGCTTCCTGACGGCGGCACCGAAAGGCAGCAACGCCCTTCTGCCCGCTTCGCAAACAGTCACGCAGTCCTTCCGCCTGCTGTCGCCAGCCGAACAAAACGCCATCAAGCCGCTTCGCATCCGCGTCGTGACGGTAAAGCCGGGTGACACGCTGGCCAGCCTGTCAGCACGTATGCAAGGCACGACCCGCAAGCTGGAACTGTTCCGCCTTCTCAATGCCATGTCGGCGGGGGCGACGGTTTCGGTCGGCGATCGTGTGAAGCTGATCAGCGAGTAGATCATGACGACGGAAACTCTTATCCATTCTGTCCTTGCCGGGAAAATCACACCTCTCGGGCCGCGGGGCGTTCCAAGCGGCATCGACAAGCAGCCGGTCACCGGCAAGGTCCGCGTGACGTTCGAAGGACTGGACTGCGATGCGCAGGGCGACCGGAAAGTGCATGGCGGGCCGGAAAAGGCCCTCCATCATTATCCGCATGACCATTATGCTGTCTGGCGTGAAGAAATCGGCGACAATCCGCGCCTGGGCGCGCGCGGTGCTTTTGGCGAAAACATCTCCACATCAGGTCTTAACGAACACAATATTGCCGTAGGTGACAGGTTCCGGCTCGGCAGCGCGCTTGTTGAAGTTTCACAGGGGCGCCAGCCCTGCTGGAAACTGAACGAACGCTTTGCAACAGCCGATATGGCCATTCGCGTCCAGAAGACGGGACGGACAGGCTGGTATTATCGTGTACTCGAAGAAGGCAACGTGGAAACTGGCGATTCGATGATCCTCATTGATCGCCTTTCACCGAACTGGACGCTGCATCGGGTCTGGCATCTGCTTTATGTCGATACACTGAACTACGAAGAACTCGCCATGATGGCGGAGCTTTCGCATCTCGCCGATAGCTGGAAGCGCTATGCAGTGCGCCGCCTCGAAAACCGCAAGGTTGAGGACTGGTCGTCCCGCCTTGAAGGCAAGACTACGGAACCACAAAAGTAAGGAGCCGCTCGGCCCCTCTACTTGTGTCGTCCTGCTTGCAATGGCTTATGCCTGATAGGCTGCCAGTTCGTGCTGGCTCAACAGGGCGATCTTCAGCTTCTCCATTGCACGGCTTTCGATCTGCCGCACCCGTTCCTTGGAGATACCGAGCTTTTCACCCAGCGCTTCGAGCGTCACGCCGTCGTCGTCGAGGCGCCGCTCGCGAATAATGTG harbors:
- a CDS encoding MOSC domain-containing protein, coding for MTTETLIHSVLAGKITPLGPRGVPSGIDKQPVTGKVRVTFEGLDCDAQGDRKVHGGPEKALHHYPHDHYAVWREEIGDNPRLGARGAFGENISTSGLNEHNIAVGDRFRLGSALVEVSQGRQPCWKLNERFATADMAIRVQKTGRTGWYYRVLEEGNVETGDSMILIDRLSPNWTLHRVWHLLYVDTLNYEELAMMAELSHLADSWKRYAVRRLENRKVEDWSSRLEGKTTEPQK